The Teredinibacter sp. KSP-S5-2 genome includes a window with the following:
- a CDS encoding DUF4157 domain-containing protein → MNQMRESRPGRHTRRFTQAEKHSLRGFSTQSYSNRAQQRMLMRSSVVNTPLARGNSVLSNISKLNAGFTSANDAREREADQFSHTSGRQQSKGIVTSLATSGTHLPKHLQRQFSPIFGKQIESIRIHQNAQAQQAASLLGAQAFSHGRDIYLSRNASIYDASLLRHELGHVWQNQNLVQLREATWLERRAWLAFFDHYLPRKFLNNYMDDTGTPIVLSPQEMQDCNPIVDLKRSRGFMSAVASLQAQGGGTQAISVTGWGGALTNGTLGNFTIHYDGMLAVNSSGSWTFSGTMWFEDYWDFNTGGANRPLGAEIKVRVANAFLPGQPFAISSVLAPVSQSDSDQRATWAAATVQHVPDRAGRTITDITVGDVGGGDVGAEAGAQASEDLN, encoded by the coding sequence ATGAATCAGATGAGAGAATCCAGACCAGGCCGTCATACTCGCCGTTTTACGCAAGCAGAAAAGCATTCATTACGAGGATTTTCCACCCAATCATATAGTAACCGTGCACAACAGCGAATGCTTATGCGTAGCAGTGTGGTGAACACTCCTCTTGCACGCGGTAACAGTGTGTTATCCAATATCAGTAAACTCAATGCTGGTTTTACCTCCGCAAACGACGCGCGTGAGCGTGAAGCGGATCAGTTCAGTCACACATCCGGCCGACAACAATCGAAAGGAATAGTCACTTCCCTTGCGACTTCAGGAACCCATTTACCCAAACACCTGCAAAGACAGTTTTCCCCGATTTTTGGAAAGCAAATTGAAAGCATTCGCATCCACCAGAATGCTCAGGCTCAGCAAGCTGCATCCCTACTTGGAGCTCAGGCTTTTTCGCATGGCAGGGATATATATCTAAGCCGTAACGCGTCCATCTACGATGCCTCGTTGTTACGACACGAATTAGGCCATGTTTGGCAAAACCAAAACCTGGTGCAACTACGGGAAGCAACTTGGCTGGAAAGGCGTGCTTGGCTGGCCTTTTTCGATCACTATTTGCCCCGAAAATTTTTAAATAATTATATGGATGATACAGGTACTCCGATAGTATTAAGCCCACAGGAAATGCAGGACTGTAACCCGATAGTTGATCTAAAACGCAGTCGGGGTTTTATGAGTGCCGTCGCCAGTTTACAGGCTCAAGGCGGTGGTACCCAGGCGATTTCTGTCACGGGATGGGGTGGAGCTTTGACAAATGGTACTCTAGGTAACTTCACAATCCACTATGATGGTATGTTAGCTGTCAATAGCAGCGGAAGCTGGACCTTCAGTGGTACCATGTGGTTCGAAGATTATTGGGATTTCAATACCGGTGGCGCAAATCGCCCGTTAGGAGCTGAGATAAAAGTACGAGTAGCCAATGCTTTTTTACCCGGCCAACCCTTTGCAATTTCCAGTGTTCTCGCTCCCGTATCTCAGAGCGATTCAGATCAACGGGCAACCTGGGCAGCGGCCACAGTGCAACACGTTCCAGATCGAGCAGGTAGAACAATTACCGATATCACCGTTGGCGATGTGGGCGGTGGCGATGTAGGAGCCGAAGCCGGTGCTCAGGCATCGGAAGATTTAAACTAA
- a CDS encoding metal-dependent hydrolase: MSWLSSNLVKGDVRERTIITICGISPDIDGIGLFIDLLMRPFGVATNYWGEFHHILHNLSFCMVVTVFSYVLAKTNKIKVACFAFAVFHLHLLCDLVGSKGPDGYQWPIPYLEPFTSEVMITWQYQWELNAWPNILIGLALLLNIIMYAKFYGVSPFEIVSEKANRAFVRIVNRVVFRH, encoded by the coding sequence ATGAGTTGGCTTTCATCGAACCTTGTTAAAGGCGATGTGCGAGAACGAACGATAATTACTATATGCGGTATTTCGCCCGATATAGATGGCATAGGTTTGTTTATCGACTTGCTCATGAGACCATTTGGGGTTGCTACAAATTACTGGGGTGAGTTTCATCATATATTGCATAATCTGAGTTTTTGCATGGTTGTTACTGTTTTCAGCTATGTGCTTGCAAAAACAAATAAAATCAAGGTGGCATGCTTTGCGTTTGCGGTTTTTCACTTGCACCTTTTGTGTGATTTAGTTGGTTCAAAAGGGCCTGACGGGTATCAGTGGCCGATTCCTTATTTAGAACCGTTTACAAGCGAAGTGATGATAACCTGGCAATACCAATGGGAGTTAAATGCTTGGCCAAATATTCTAATTGGACTAGCGCTTCTACTAAATATAATTATGTATGCAAAGTTTTACGGTGTATCTCCGTTTGAAATAGTCTCAGAGAAAGCAAATAGGGCTTTTGTACGAATCGTTAACAGGGTTGTATTTCGCCATTAG
- a CDS encoding PEP-CTERM sorting domain-containing protein (PEP-CTERM proteins occur, often in large numbers, in the proteomes of bacteria that also encode an exosortase, a predicted intramembrane cysteine proteinase. The presence of a PEP-CTERM domain at a protein's C-terminus predicts cleavage within the sorting domain, followed by covalent anchoring to some some component of the (usually Gram-negative) cell surface. Many PEP-CTERM proteins exhibit an unusual sequence composition that includes large numbers of potential glycosylation sites. Expression of one such protein has been shown restore the ability of a bacterium to form floc, a type of biofilm.) encodes MFRYKYLLPVFGLFLAINSNASVIHFESDFDSAIDSGARITDGSYELRQGIGDVAIAGGELEFNLGGGRDYDQVNLDLGYGYDNYRVEFDLITRNLANSGHSFSVLFDTPTVQTLNFNNCCSNRIDTYTPFASNQIGSLGSLIDDYAMHVSIDIDLLLEEWEIDISGVGNARGGFYSSGGDVNSLRFSLATAMGGISGDPSVYAYMDNLVVSSITSVPEPASLGLFLSSFVLLLMARKTQKRRLL; translated from the coding sequence ATGTTTCGTTATAAATATTTATTGCCTGTTTTTGGGCTTTTTTTAGCAATAAACTCTAATGCATCGGTAATTCACTTTGAAAGCGATTTTGACTCTGCCATAGATTCAGGGGCAAGAATAACTGATGGCAGCTATGAGCTTAGACAGGGGATTGGAGATGTGGCCATCGCTGGAGGAGAACTTGAATTCAATCTTGGTGGCGGTCGAGATTATGACCAAGTGAACTTGGATCTTGGTTATGGCTACGACAACTATCGCGTAGAGTTTGATTTAATTACCCGCAATTTAGCAAATTCTGGGCATTCCTTTAGTGTTTTGTTTGATACTCCAACGGTTCAAACATTAAACTTCAATAATTGTTGTAGTAATCGTATTGATACATATACACCTTTCGCATCAAATCAAATAGGTAGTCTTGGTTCGCTCATTGATGACTACGCTATGCATGTAAGTATTGATATCGACTTACTTTTGGAAGAGTGGGAAATTGATATTTCTGGTGTTGGAAATGCCAGAGGCGGGTTTTATTCAAGCGGTGGCGATGTTAACTCACTCCGTTTCAGCCTTGCAACGGCTATGGGAGGTATTAGTGGTGACCCATCTGTATATGCTTATATGGATAACTTGGTGGTTTCAAGTATAACTTCCGTTCCGGAACCGGCATCTTTGGGGCTATTTCTATCATCTTTCGTTCTTCTACTCATGGCAAGGAAAACTCAAAAAAGAAGACTCCTGTGA
- a CDS encoding DUF4157 domain-containing protein, translating into MKTSVRENDQKGEQENSSRVVNPSVSCGTQSCSSYAAGSNQKRLAVLLQRKQARQQQESGSPFIQRLEQDADRFADAALSGQPFSVVGMQPPCQCGGTCPKCKGAKGVLTKKSNGNNSPPNIPNSRISPFKGKPIGDGARQKLEQISGQSLSDVRVHTDSQANHAAQQQGALAYTQGNQIVFGRGQYRPGEREGFRLLAHEVGHVLQQRALGRGLLQKQEGVIENADALGPCQILVGNLTNLQLLQQLNRARVYLTQTKRGEDQFYDYANLFRRLAAERRRRISSGNAWLQETGLIEVPAVLYTLTAGEGTSVNIIRADSNAISSARGGGSSSSPIITRAQLGRFFSRHRVSVIDVDRAINEITSRQPGASSVLNLNPREKFRRVYEYIQPQANPLFGPMQNNTNPYNNLFAPNSPFGSYGRNPSAYPFLFGQQQNPLSPFTPPWLANWRDTGRTERYTPNASELVNNLRNRPGSFTADGRERLYFDSPAQTPGQQTTPANPQPIIYLDPNAATTGQHGMGFNPYPLSSLGHTAAPGALIPNNATGILWQGSHVTDLVTLNGQTMYGGYRAGFPRHAISTAERTPFIRRLIPGRGAATASLNRGTPGTYANDAFFPLTGNAIVIYRANGTPASAQEVAALMRDAHAQMRGQYRFSTPPRSNPAFNRAFPNQPAGFTPPDARNCINLPANIHNMAMGADPKKPRLIIPQADGGSIDLSLPQNASAQNMRTFTELPESFFAEHGLVKVNMTARAWGNVGMGAGLGGVISLASDIYQGNTTNQSPRYFVNAGINTVAGGGSVILENQVTNSMMLRGGSPWASRLAGGSAAAVVFAPVVTAATMYFDDNEYTTIDYVARSTRSGTSALGAALASGGSVAVLGSFFPGVGNGVGFVVGFGGGLIGYFVTDWAVGDEVEQGVRNLMGEQGCTGGIGPGR; encoded by the coding sequence ATGAAAACTTCAGTTCGCGAAAATGACCAGAAGGGCGAGCAGGAAAACTCCTCCCGAGTGGTCAATCCATCCGTCAGCTGCGGTACACAATCGTGTTCCTCCTATGCCGCGGGCAGTAATCAAAAACGTCTTGCCGTATTATTACAACGCAAACAGGCCAGACAACAGCAGGAATCTGGTTCACCGTTTATTCAACGCCTGGAACAGGATGCTGACCGTTTTGCCGATGCGGCACTGTCAGGACAACCTTTTTCCGTGGTGGGTATGCAGCCCCCTTGTCAGTGTGGTGGTACCTGTCCGAAATGCAAAGGTGCCAAGGGAGTTCTGACAAAAAAAAGTAATGGCAATAATTCTCCACCCAATATACCTAACTCACGTATATCTCCATTTAAAGGCAAACCAATTGGCGACGGAGCCAGGCAAAAACTCGAACAGATTAGTGGGCAATCTCTGTCGGATGTGCGCGTACATACCGACAGCCAGGCCAACCATGCGGCACAACAACAGGGTGCATTGGCTTACACTCAGGGAAATCAAATTGTATTTGGCCGGGGGCAATATCGCCCTGGCGAAAGGGAAGGCTTTCGTTTATTAGCCCACGAAGTGGGCCATGTTTTGCAACAACGTGCGTTAGGTCGTGGTTTATTACAAAAACAAGAAGGTGTTATCGAAAATGCCGACGCCTTGGGGCCTTGTCAAATACTGGTCGGTAACCTGACAAACCTGCAACTGTTGCAACAATTAAACCGTGCTCGTGTGTACCTCACCCAAACTAAACGGGGAGAAGATCAGTTTTACGATTATGCAAATTTATTTCGACGCTTGGCTGCTGAGCGTCGTCGTCGAATAAGTTCCGGTAACGCCTGGTTGCAAGAGACGGGCTTAATTGAAGTTCCAGCGGTGTTGTACACGCTGACCGCAGGAGAAGGTACTTCAGTTAATATTATTCGTGCCGATTCAAATGCAATTTCTTCGGCAAGGGGCGGAGGTTCTTCTTCCTCGCCGATCATTACCCGAGCACAACTGGGACGTTTTTTCTCTCGTCATCGCGTGTCTGTGATTGATGTTGATCGGGCCATTAATGAAATCACCAGTAGACAACCTGGTGCCAGTTCCGTGTTAAATTTAAATCCGAGAGAAAAATTTCGTCGGGTGTATGAATATATTCAGCCGCAAGCTAATCCGTTATTTGGCCCAATGCAAAATAACACCAATCCGTACAATAATTTATTCGCGCCTAATTCTCCATTTGGCAGTTACGGTCGAAATCCTTCGGCTTATCCATTTTTGTTTGGTCAGCAACAAAATCCTCTTAGTCCGTTTACGCCACCCTGGTTGGCCAACTGGCGTGATACCGGAAGAACTGAAAGATACACACCCAATGCGTCTGAATTGGTAAATAATCTGCGTAATCGGCCAGGCAGCTTTACTGCTGACGGTCGAGAACGTTTGTATTTTGATTCACCGGCTCAAACACCCGGCCAGCAAACAACACCTGCAAATCCACAACCTATTATCTACCTTGATCCGAATGCGGCTACCACGGGCCAACATGGTATGGGATTTAATCCGTATCCACTGTCTTCCCTTGGTCACACCGCTGCTCCCGGTGCACTAATTCCTAACAACGCTACTGGGATATTATGGCAGGGTTCCCATGTTACAGACTTGGTGACCTTAAATGGTCAGACTATGTATGGTGGCTATCGGGCCGGGTTCCCCCGACATGCAATTTCAACCGCAGAGAGAACACCTTTTATTCGGCGATTAATTCCCGGTCGTGGAGCGGCAACGGCATCGTTAAATAGAGGCACGCCCGGCACTTACGCCAATGATGCTTTCTTTCCATTAACAGGTAATGCCATCGTGATTTACCGAGCGAATGGTACACCTGCAAGTGCGCAAGAAGTGGCTGCATTAATGCGCGATGCCCATGCGCAAATGCGAGGACAATATCGCTTTAGTACACCACCGAGAAGTAACCCCGCATTTAATCGCGCGTTCCCCAATCAGCCTGCCGGATTTACTCCACCGGATGCTCGTAACTGCATTAACTTACCGGCGAATATCCACAACATGGCGATGGGTGCTGACCCGAAAAAACCACGACTCATTATTCCGCAGGCGGATGGTGGCTCGATTGATTTATCCCTACCGCAGAATGCCTCCGCACAAAATATGCGAACCTTTACAGAATTACCTGAAAGTTTTTTTGCAGAGCACGGATTGGTTAAAGTCAATATGACAGCGCGGGCTTGGGGCAATGTCGGCATGGGAGCCGGATTAGGTGGTGTTATTTCCCTGGCCAGTGATATTTACCAGGGCAATACTACAAATCAATCCCCAAGGTATTTTGTCAATGCGGGCATTAATACCGTAGCCGGTGGTGGCAGCGTTATTCTGGAAAATCAGGTTACTAACTCCATGATGTTACGCGGAGGCTCTCCCTGGGCTTCGCGTCTCGCTGGTGGGTCAGCTGCTGCGGTTGTCTTTGCTCCGGTTGTTACGGCTGCAACAATGTATTTTGATGATAATGAGTACACCACCATTGATTATGTCGCGCGTTCAACCCGTTCAGGCACATCCGCATTGGGCGCGGCTTTGGCTTCAGGCGGTAGCGTTGCCGTGCTTGGGTCATTTTTCCCAGGCGTAGGTAATGGTGTCGGTTTTGTTGTTGGGTTCGGCGGCGGTTTGATTGGCTACTTTGTTACAGATTGGGCAGTAGGTGATGAAGTTGAACAAGGGGTGCGAAACTTAATGGGCGAGCAGGGCTGTACCGGTGGTATAGGGCCGGGGCGTTAG
- a CDS encoding phage tail protein, with the protein MSQSAVFQDAQRIGLDPNNAQWISLTYEKDWQEKVTLKHLIYDAHRNVIELEPLLPEYWQNNNAWFASEPVADSKGNVYRVDSKKHQLLIQKIGTDVFQPVENISGPGHYTGCLNTPISVTVDRRDWLYVADSANHRVQVIRPEDGTVVATLGEVDDWGRPLAGDKNGAMVEPVHVAVDEKKCRIYVVDRAAIKIHIFDHRFHYLSSFTPVTWEPHTLTPRAEGIQPEIVAVAVLADSSLAVLDLTRPRLQHMTASGEPLHDIAFHALNNPFQGGRPLPIQFVVSGELYSKAIDSRSYHCHWHKLAVQAEFPQGTQAHIQSFASDEPVVDGRRIWAPINPVAIPAEFEPNTESITYTRLVQSDTQRWLRQQQGPFERVMPKLSIQNTGPDQIDEFYLPGQQARKLRINDQIEFDNGLGDKETHTVSDIAPVTADFALYGVQRLYTAGARVYIKRRTNKTTSRQDDFYGQPRLLLELTPGQTLDLHSNKKQGHIHSKEISHSIAAFFQPGDEYIIRQGNDVSRIIIEGLDEGLRKITLSAATQGDYSTSYLTCVFSSGRLFAGNLSSFDHQTLLNEPVIVESLDPLPGSNAQLTFVDIEPNSDIGQIWLKDSAIQGSVDFANWRQFYSAPAEATDRGQYIWLRLKVFGTVSRQRHQFSLNTPSIHALRVQTPRFSYLRMLPALFSRRENRLDPTGSLFIERFLALFENKLTDIEAAYESVSRLLNPETTNEEWLQFLSTWLGLVFDPSWPLARRRQLILEAAELFQKRGTGPSLQRYIEIYTGRQPQIMEGFQYRPSQALVVGQTGRLGCSRLDSVSCDDAPYAHKFTIYVYLDDDCERQKLEPVIRHIIELMKPAHTQYHLCVIYAYSRVGLQSRVGIDIQLGNTPSNSLVLGQGPVVVPYQYQPELKPVLGREIIGNSNYQYVKKLTSSFTGQPGRTPQIFL; encoded by the coding sequence ATGAGTCAGTCTGCTGTTTTTCAGGATGCACAACGTATTGGGTTAGACCCCAATAATGCGCAGTGGATTTCGCTGACCTACGAAAAAGACTGGCAGGAAAAGGTTACACTCAAACACCTTATTTATGATGCCCACCGTAACGTTATCGAACTGGAGCCTTTGTTACCGGAGTATTGGCAGAATAACAATGCCTGGTTTGCATCAGAACCTGTTGCCGATAGTAAGGGCAATGTTTATCGGGTAGACAGTAAAAAACATCAATTATTAATACAGAAAATTGGCACTGATGTTTTTCAACCGGTGGAAAATATCAGTGGCCCTGGACACTATACCGGTTGCCTTAACACACCGATCAGTGTCACGGTTGATCGTCGTGACTGGTTGTATGTTGCGGATTCCGCAAACCATCGTGTGCAGGTAATTCGACCGGAAGATGGTACGGTGGTGGCCACCTTGGGTGAGGTTGATGACTGGGGGCGTCCATTAGCGGGTGACAAAAACGGCGCAATGGTGGAGCCGGTTCATGTCGCCGTGGATGAAAAAAAATGTCGGATTTATGTGGTCGATCGTGCGGCAATTAAAATTCATATTTTTGATCATCGTTTCCATTACCTTTCCAGTTTTACTCCCGTTACCTGGGAACCACATACATTGACGCCCAGGGCAGAGGGTATTCAGCCGGAAATTGTTGCTGTTGCCGTGTTGGCGGATTCTTCGTTGGCGGTGTTGGATTTAACGCGACCACGATTGCAACATATGACCGCCAGTGGCGAACCACTGCACGATATTGCGTTTCATGCATTGAACAACCCATTTCAGGGTGGACGTCCATTACCGATCCAATTTGTGGTCAGTGGTGAGCTGTATAGCAAAGCCATCGACAGTCGAAGCTATCACTGCCACTGGCATAAACTTGCGGTGCAAGCGGAATTTCCGCAGGGAACCCAGGCGCATATACAAAGTTTCGCATCGGACGAGCCGGTTGTGGACGGTCGACGCATTTGGGCTCCGATTAATCCGGTTGCCATACCCGCTGAATTTGAACCCAATACCGAGTCGATAACATACACCCGTTTAGTGCAATCGGATACACAGCGCTGGCTACGGCAACAGCAGGGGCCTTTTGAGCGGGTGATGCCAAAACTGTCGATACAGAATACTGGCCCCGATCAAATCGATGAATTTTATTTGCCGGGTCAACAGGCAAGAAAATTACGCATTAACGATCAAATAGAATTTGATAATGGCTTGGGGGATAAAGAAACGCACACTGTGAGTGATATTGCACCCGTCACAGCGGATTTTGCGCTTTACGGTGTGCAGCGGTTATATACAGCAGGTGCGCGTGTTTATATAAAACGGAGAACCAACAAAACCACCTCCCGGCAGGATGATTTTTACGGACAACCACGTTTGCTATTGGAGCTGACTCCTGGCCAGACTTTGGATTTACACTCCAATAAAAAACAAGGGCATATTCACAGTAAGGAAATCAGCCACAGTATTGCCGCATTTTTTCAACCCGGAGACGAATACATTATTCGACAGGGCAATGATGTCAGTCGAATCATAATTGAAGGACTGGATGAAGGGCTGAGAAAAATCACCTTAAGTGCTGCTACGCAAGGGGATTATTCCACATCGTATTTAACTTGTGTATTTTCCAGTGGGCGACTGTTTGCCGGCAACTTATCCAGCTTTGATCATCAAACGTTGTTAAACGAACCGGTGATTGTTGAAAGCCTTGATCCACTTCCTGGGAGTAATGCACAACTGACTTTTGTGGATATTGAGCCGAACAGCGATATCGGCCAAATATGGTTGAAGGATTCAGCCATTCAAGGCAGCGTCGATTTTGCCAACTGGCGACAATTTTATTCCGCACCTGCGGAAGCAACAGATCGCGGTCAATACATTTGGTTGCGCCTCAAAGTTTTCGGTACTGTTTCCAGACAGCGCCATCAATTCAGTTTAAATACGCCAAGTATTCATGCATTGAGAGTTCAAACCCCCAGGTTCTCCTATTTGCGAATGTTGCCTGCGTTGTTCTCCCGCCGGGAAAATCGTTTAGACCCAACGGGCTCACTCTTTATCGAACGCTTTCTGGCGTTGTTCGAAAATAAATTAACCGATATTGAAGCCGCTTACGAAAGCGTTTCCCGATTACTTAACCCGGAGACTACCAACGAAGAATGGTTACAGTTTCTTTCGACCTGGTTGGGTTTAGTGTTTGACCCCAGTTGGCCGTTAGCAAGACGTAGACAATTAATACTGGAAGCAGCAGAGCTGTTTCAAAAACGTGGTACCGGGCCAAGCCTGCAGCGTTATATTGAAATTTATACCGGCAGGCAGCCGCAAATAATGGAAGGTTTTCAGTACCGGCCATCACAAGCATTGGTGGTGGGACAAACCGGCCGCCTGGGTTGTTCCCGTTTAGATAGTGTCAGCTGTGACGATGCACCTTACGCCCACAAGTTTACGATCTATGTTTATCTCGATGATGACTGTGAGCGACAAAAACTGGAACCGGTTATTCGACACATTATCGAATTAATGAAACCAGCCCATACGCAATATCATTTGTGTGTTATCTACGCTTACTCGCGTGTTGGCTTGCAGTCTCGCGTTGGTATCGATATTCAGTTAGGCAATACGCCATCCAATTCTTTGGTGTTAGGTCAGGGGCCGGTGGTGGTGCCTTATCAATATCAACCGGAACTAAAACCGGTATTAGGCCGGGAAATTATCGGCAATTCGAATTACCAGTATGTGAAAAAATTAACCAGTAGTTTTACCGGTCAACCGGGAAGAACGCCTCAAATATTTTTGTAA
- a CDS encoding putative baseplate assembly protein, with translation MPLQQPKLDDLDSATVEASLRSEIPIYAPEWTDHNDSDPGIAMIQLFSLLTEQIGYRLNQIPEKNYIEFLKMVGVKLQPAIPATTRMNFIISKPDKCDIFSLPKGSRINASTPAEPAPVFETDTQIDILPVQLAAMVTTQAADLRNINDVGETGPGALDPQTYIDTRYSLAWDGKSPKLKDMPVEPVSLFYESTENTHQHLWLGLAFNQQLNAGFLGARVTLTLQLDDDEQPDEEAVAQCGQVDTQLLDEDNVAYRYYRKARVGETEGKWQSLPVIGDSTDSWQKSGEIRFDVPMDMGPVADDEWLAVEDTGTDTIAHPLEGSLKTPVDNTGDKVAVSGWLHVEFINVRPKLRIRTLSFNVAPATAAQTIKNEELQRGDNSPGQQRTLANQSVLAGSLNLISLGPPPVRELRQWTQVDSFDGVSAQERAYVLDPESGQLVFGNAIHGRPPEEGERLIAQEYRYGGGKNTESDVGLVNIPNSLPPKIEAAVNIVSALGGRDTETTEEAKLRAPGEFQSQARAVTNDDFTFHAEQTPGVRVARAEVVSLHRPRPESGIKGPGLELDKVAPGVVSVLTVPDEPGLYPTPTKGMLKRVCQHLDRVRLITSEVYAAAPQYVRLFEVQVRIMAEPGYSRTALTEAISEQLKNYFHVLTGGENGEGFGFGAVIHHADLVGQVFRTPGVKRVEQLSAWYDGNTPENVDPEFIWRRQYIFKELLNVPQGDESWKNYARLLTSCPAQSHEDELIQLEEDEVPFVDTQSLTVQVL, from the coding sequence ATGCCGTTACAACAGCCAAAACTCGACGATCTTGATTCTGCCACCGTAGAGGCCAGTTTGCGCAGTGAAATTCCAATTTATGCGCCGGAGTGGACAGATCATAACGATTCCGATCCGGGAATTGCGATGATCCAATTGTTCTCGTTATTAACAGAACAAATTGGCTATCGTTTAAATCAAATCCCGGAAAAAAACTATATTGAATTCCTGAAAATGGTTGGGGTAAAACTGCAACCGGCAATTCCCGCCACAACCAGAATGAACTTTATTATTTCCAAGCCGGATAAATGCGATATTTTTTCACTGCCGAAGGGCAGCCGAATTAATGCCAGTACACCCGCAGAACCGGCACCGGTATTCGAAACAGATACACAAATAGATATTCTACCTGTTCAGTTGGCGGCAATGGTCACCACTCAGGCGGCGGATTTACGCAATATAAACGACGTGGGGGAAACTGGCCCCGGTGCACTCGACCCGCAAACTTATATCGATACCCGTTACAGTTTGGCGTGGGATGGTAAATCCCCAAAATTAAAAGATATGCCCGTTGAACCGGTATCGTTGTTTTATGAAAGCACGGAAAACACCCATCAACATCTCTGGTTGGGGCTTGCATTTAATCAACAGCTTAATGCCGGGTTTCTCGGGGCACGAGTTACGTTAACGTTACAACTGGACGATGACGAACAACCGGATGAAGAAGCCGTTGCTCAGTGTGGACAGGTAGACACACAACTGCTTGACGAAGATAACGTGGCCTATCGTTATTACCGAAAAGCCCGTGTCGGCGAAACCGAAGGTAAATGGCAAAGTCTGCCCGTAATTGGGGACAGTACAGATAGCTGGCAAAAATCCGGTGAAATTCGTTTTGATGTACCAATGGATATGGGGCCCGTGGCGGACGATGAATGGTTAGCGGTGGAAGACACCGGCACTGATACTATTGCGCACCCGTTGGAAGGCAGTTTAAAAACACCGGTAGATAACACCGGAGATAAAGTTGCCGTTAGCGGTTGGTTGCATGTCGAATTTATTAATGTGCGACCCAAGCTGCGTATTCGCACACTGTCCTTTAATGTTGCACCGGCTACCGCTGCACAAACTATTAAAAATGAAGAATTACAGCGGGGTGATAATAGTCCAGGGCAGCAACGTACCCTGGCCAATCAAAGTGTGTTGGCGGGCAGTTTAAATTTAATCAGCCTCGGCCCACCACCGGTAAGAGAATTACGGCAATGGACGCAGGTGGACAGTTTTGATGGTGTATCCGCACAGGAACGAGCCTATGTGCTCGACCCGGAATCGGGGCAACTGGTTTTTGGTAATGCCATACATGGGCGTCCACCGGAAGAAGGGGAACGACTCATTGCTCAGGAATACCGTTATGGAGGTGGAAAAAATACCGAGTCGGATGTTGGCTTAGTTAATATTCCCAATTCATTACCGCCAAAAATTGAAGCCGCAGTGAATATTGTTTCCGCTTTGGGTGGCAGAGATACGGAAACCACCGAAGAAGCAAAATTACGTGCGCCCGGTGAATTTCAATCCCAGGCTCGCGCGGTAACCAATGACGATTTTACCTTCCATGCAGAACAAACTCCCGGCGTTCGCGTGGCCCGTGCGGAAGTGGTCAGTTTACATCGTCCGCGGCCCGAGTCAGGTATAAAAGGGCCAGGACTGGAGCTGGATAAGGTGGCTCCCGGCGTGGTTTCTGTACTCACCGTACCAGATGAACCCGGACTGTATCCAACACCCACCAAAGGCATGCTTAAACGTGTTTGTCAGCACCTGGATCGTGTGCGTCTTATTACTTCGGAAGTTTATGCCGCTGCACCACAGTATGTGCGTTTATTTGAGGTTCAGGTGCGCATTATGGCGGAACCGGGTTACAGCCGAACCGCATTAACCGAAGCAATTAGCGAACAATTAAAAAATTATTTTCATGTGTTAACCGGCGGTGAAAACGGCGAAGGTTTTGGTTTCGGTGCGGTTATTCATCATGCGGACTTGGTGGGGCAGGTATTTCGTACGCCCGGTGTAAAACGCGTCGAGCAGCTTAGTGCCTGGTATGACGGCAATACCCCGGAAAATGTCGACCCGGAATTTATCTGGCGGCGACAATATATTTTTAAAGAATTATTGAATGTACCCCAAGGGGATGAAAGCTGGAAAAACTACGCCAGATTATTAACGTCTTGTCCGGCACAAAGCCACGAAGATGAATTAATTCAACTGGAAGAAGATGAAGTGCCGTTTGTAGATACACAAAGTTTAACGGTGCAGGTTCTATAG